A stretch of Polypterus senegalus isolate Bchr_013 chromosome 3, ASM1683550v1, whole genome shotgun sequence DNA encodes these proteins:
- the ormdl2 gene encoding ORM1-like protein 2, translating to MNVGVAHSEVNPNTRVMNSRGIWLAYLIFVSLLHLVLLSIPFLSVPLVWTLTNVIHNLVMYLFLHTVKGTPFETPDQGKARLLTHWEQMDYGVQFTSSRKFLTISPIILYLLASFYTKYDATHFLINTGSLLSVLLPKLPQFHGVRIFGINKY from the exons ATGAACGTCGGGGTGGCCCACAGTGAAGTGAACCCCAACACGAGGGTCATGAACAGCCGTGGGATCTGGCTGGCTTATCTTATATTTGTAAGTCTTCTACACTTGGTTCTTCTCAGCATTCCCTTCTTGAGCGTGCCACTGGTGTGGACTCTGACCAATGTCATTCACAACCTG GTGATGTACTTATTTCTACACACTGTCAAAGGCACCCCTTTTGAAACGCCAGACCAGGGAAAAGCTCGTCTTCTCACACACTGGGAGCAAATGGACTATGGGGTACAATTCACATCCTCGCGCAAGTTCCTTACTATCTCACCAATCATTTT GTACCTGCTTGCCAGCTTTTACACCAAATACGATGCTACACACTTTCTGATCAACACAGGCTCCCTGCTGAGTGTGCTCCTTCCCAAGCTGCCTCAGTTCCATGGTGTGAGGATCTTCGGGATCAACAAGTACTGA